From Microbacterium pseudoresistens, the proteins below share one genomic window:
- a CDS encoding MFS transporter, translating into MERSGLRARFTAEALARSFSALRVRDYRRWSLAQLLSGTGGAAAQIAMAWLVVELGGDGLALGAVTGCMMLPTLVLGPVVGVLVDRFPRRTVLLVTAAAQSLVAAALAALAFTGGLRIWSLILLALLHGVAFAVDNPARQLLVMDLVGRERMTGAVSMNEIVINASRVLGPALAGLLLVVADAGWCFVLAAAVFVPSIIVLSLLAPTRPETTGSGSAGGEGGAWRFARRTPAVGATLLLAACAAACFNIAVVVPLIVADVFHADGGTYGALAMAFGLGALPGAVFSATGPTMPRSGEVRALALAMGAAVVLTAASPSLPPMFVGLALVGATVMWFIARANAFVMLSTPSAIRGRVMGLWAMALPGSSVLSGLAVGALADLTDPRLAFAIVGLVTIALAAVLWRSLRSQATAGVSSP; encoded by the coding sequence GTGGAACGATCTGGCCTGCGAGCGCGGTTCACCGCTGAAGCGCTCGCACGATCCTTCTCCGCGCTCCGTGTGCGGGACTACCGCCGCTGGAGCCTCGCGCAGCTGCTGTCGGGCACCGGTGGGGCGGCGGCGCAGATCGCGATGGCGTGGCTGGTCGTCGAGCTCGGCGGGGACGGGCTCGCGCTCGGAGCCGTGACCGGATGCATGATGCTCCCCACGCTCGTGCTCGGTCCCGTCGTCGGCGTGCTGGTCGATCGCTTTCCGCGACGCACGGTGCTGCTGGTCACGGCTGCGGCGCAGTCGCTGGTGGCCGCGGCGCTGGCCGCCCTCGCCTTCACCGGCGGCCTGCGCATCTGGAGCCTGATCCTGCTGGCGCTGCTGCACGGCGTCGCCTTCGCCGTGGACAACCCCGCTCGTCAGCTGCTCGTGATGGATCTGGTCGGCCGCGAGCGGATGACCGGTGCGGTGAGCATGAACGAGATCGTCATCAATGCTTCGCGCGTCCTGGGCCCCGCTCTGGCGGGGCTCCTGCTCGTCGTGGCCGATGCGGGTTGGTGCTTCGTGCTCGCGGCCGCCGTGTTCGTCCCCTCGATCATCGTGCTCTCGCTGCTCGCGCCGACGCGACCCGAGACGACGGGCAGCGGATCGGCCGGGGGGGAAGGAGGAGCCTGGCGATTCGCCCGTCGCACGCCGGCGGTGGGCGCGACTCTGCTCCTCGCCGCGTGCGCCGCGGCGTGCTTCAACATCGCCGTCGTGGTCCCTCTGATCGTCGCCGACGTCTTCCATGCCGACGGCGGCACGTACGGAGCGTTGGCGATGGCGTTCGGTCTGGGCGCCCTTCCCGGCGCGGTGTTCTCGGCGACGGGCCCGACGATGCCGCGCAGCGGCGAGGTCCGGGCGCTTGCGCTCGCGATGGGCGCGGCCGTCGTGCTCACGGCGGCATCCCCGTCGCTGCCCCCGATGTTCGTCGGACTCGCGCTGGTGGGAGCGACCGTGATGTGGTTCATCGCCCGGGCCAACGCCTTCGTCATGCTCTCGACGCCGTCGGCCATCCGCGGGCGCGTGATGGGTCTGTGGGCGATGGCGCTGCCGGGCTCGTCGGTGCTGAGCGGTCTCGCCGTGGGCGCACTGGCCGACCTCACCGATCCACGACTGGCCTTCGCGATCGTCGGGCTCGTCACGATCGCGCTCGCCGCGGTGCTGTGGCGGAGCCTGCGCTCTCAGGCGACCGCCGGCGTCAGTTCTCCGTGA
- a CDS encoding NYN domain-containing protein, with protein MADTQDARVAVYLDFDNIVISWYDRVHGRNAYGKDRQRIADDPNDPEVAERLSRAAIDVGAIIDYASSFGTLVLTRAYADWSSPVNAEYRNQLVARAVDLVQLFPAAAYAKNGADIRLAVDAVEDMFRLPDLTHVVIVAGDSDYVPLAQRCKRLGRYVIGVGVAGSTAKSLAAACDEFEAYDSLPGVEKPRPKADPVEKATSKTPAKSRRKPTTKHDAAAPEESASDESESDPILTAAAAQNEATALLERALRLGHDKSDGDDWLHSSAVKTHMRRMDPSFSEKALGYRSFSEFLKSRDAIAELSETGHERLVRLTEN; from the coding sequence ATGGCTGACACGCAGGACGCCCGCGTCGCCGTCTACCTGGACTTCGACAACATCGTCATCTCCTGGTACGACCGGGTGCATGGCCGCAATGCCTACGGCAAGGACCGCCAGCGGATCGCGGACGACCCGAACGACCCCGAGGTCGCCGAGCGCCTCTCGCGTGCCGCGATCGATGTGGGCGCCATCATCGACTACGCGTCCTCCTTCGGCACCCTCGTGCTCACCCGCGCGTATGCGGACTGGTCCTCGCCCGTCAACGCCGAGTACCGCAACCAGCTCGTGGCGCGCGCTGTAGACCTCGTGCAGCTCTTCCCCGCCGCCGCGTACGCCAAGAACGGCGCCGACATCCGCCTCGCCGTCGACGCGGTCGAAGACATGTTCCGCCTCCCTGACCTCACCCATGTCGTGATCGTGGCGGGAGACTCCGACTACGTGCCGCTCGCCCAGCGGTGCAAGCGGCTGGGCCGGTACGTGATCGGCGTGGGCGTGGCCGGATCCACGGCCAAGTCGCTGGCCGCGGCGTGCGACGAGTTCGAGGCCTACGACTCGCTGCCGGGTGTGGAGAAACCGCGGCCAAAGGCGGACCCGGTCGAGAAGGCGACGTCGAAAACGCCCGCGAAGTCGCGGCGGAAGCCGACGACGAAACACGATGCCGCGGCCCCCGAGGAGTCGGCATCGGACGAGTCCGAGTCCGACCCGATCCTCACCGCCGCGGCGGCGCAAAACGAGGCCACGGCGCTGCTGGAACGCGCGCTGCGGTTGGGGCATGACAAGAGCGACGGCGACGACTGGCTGCACAGCTCGGCGGTGAAGACCCACATGCGCCGGATGGACCCCTCCTTCAGCGAGAAGGCGCTCGGCTATCGCTCGTTCTCGGAGTTCCTGAAGTCCCGGGATGCGATCGCCGAGCTCTCCGAGACCGGCCACGAGCGACTGGTGCGCCTCACGGAGAACTGA